Proteins co-encoded in one Camelus bactrianus isolate YW-2024 breed Bactrian camel chromosome 6, ASM4877302v1, whole genome shotgun sequence genomic window:
- the RAB11A gene encoding ras-related protein Rab-11A, giving the protein MGTRDDEYDYLFKVVLIGDSGVGKSNLLSRFTRNEFNLESKSTIGVEFATRSIQVDGKTIKAQIWDTAGQERYRAITSAYYRGAVGALLVYDIAKHLTYENVERWLKELRDHADSNIVIMLVGNKSDLRHLRAVPTDEARAFAEKNGLSFIETSALDSTNVEAAFQTILTEIYRIVSQKQMSDRRENDMSPSNNVVPIHVPPTTENKPKVQCCQNI; this is encoded by the exons ttgTCCTTATTGGAGATTCTGGTGTGGGAAAGAGTAATCTCCTGTCTCGATTTACTCGAAATGAGTTTAATCTTGAAAGCAAGAGCACCattggagtagagtttgcaacaaGAAGCATCCAGGTTGACGGAAAAACAATAAAGGCACAGATATGGGACACGGCAGGCCAAGAGCGATACCGAGCTATAACATCAGC ATACTATCGTGGAGCTGTAGGTGCCTTATTGGTTTATGACATTGCTAAACATCTCACATACGAAAATGTAGAGCGATGGCTGAAAGAACTGAGAGATCATGCTGATAGTAACATCGTTATCATGCTTGTGGGCAATAAGAGTGATTTGCGTCACCTCAGGGCAGTTCCTACAGATGAAGCAAGAGCTTTTGCAG aaaagaatggtttGTCATTCATTGAGACATCTGCTCTAGACTCTACAAATGTAGAAGCTGCTTTTCAGACAATCTTGACAG AGATATACCGCATTGTTTCCCAGAAGCAAATGTCAGACAGACGTGAAAACGACATGTCTCCAAGCAACAATGTGGTTCCTATTCACGTTCCACCAACCACTGAAAACAAGCCAAAGGTGCAGTGCTGTCAGAACATATAA